From the genome of Danio rerio strain Tuebingen ecotype United States chromosome 2, GRCz12tu, whole genome shotgun sequence, one region includes:
- the best4 gene encoding bestrophin-4 isoform X2, translated as MNISTEFPNINHKKDRQVHITVRDIKGKSRGVLFPLKGVRLGNLKDSTMTVSYTLKVANAKFGGFSKLLFRWKGSIYKLLYREFLVFCLLYTFISILYRCVLNNNQQEIFARLARHCNKFAKLIPMSFVLGFYVTQAFQRWWGQYTSFPLPDNLMMVVSGNVHGTDERGRLLRRTLMRYANLSSVLILRSISTRVRKRFTTLEDIVEAGFMTTDELRKLNHLYSDFNKYWMPLAWFANLASQARKEGRVKDDIALRLLMDELNNYRSKCSMLFHYDWISIPLVYTQVVTVAVYSFFTFSLIGRQFVKPASSEEHLDLYIPIFTLLEFFFYAGWLKVGELIINPFGEDDDDFETNQLIDRNIQVSMLAVDDMHQNLPPLEKDKYWVDKGPSYPSASMKPVFMGSTHDMRILEDDLEECVSTPKTQMLAINVWPTTHKVKKSKRSLQQLCICCRAEGEDDCSKLEPSNSSVHSPQHKTVQHSCQEKLFGSQETTGPAN; from the exons ATGAATATTTCTACTGAGTTCCCAAACATAAATCACAAGAAGGATCGACAGGTCCACATTACAGTCAGAGATATAAAAGGCAAATCAAGAGGTGTGCTTTTCCCTCTAAAAGGAGTCAGACTTGGAAATCTTAAG GATTCCACCATGACGGTCTCCTACACGCTCAAGGTTGCCAATGCTAAGTTTGGAGGTTTCTCGAAGCTGCTCTTCAGATGGAAAGGAAGCATTTACAAGCTTCTCTACAGAGAATTTCTGGTTTTCTGCTTACTGTACACCTTTATCAGTATTCTGTACAG GTGTGTCCTTAATAACAATCAACAGGAGATATTCGCGAGACTAGCACGTCATTGTAACAAGTTTGCCAAACTCATCCCCATGTCATTTGTTCTTG GGTTCTACGTCACTCAAGCATTTCAGCGCTGGTGGGGTCAGTACACCAGCTTTCCCCTGCCTGATAACCTGATGATGGTGGTCTCTGGAAACGTCCATGGTACAGATGAAAGAGGTCGTCTGTTGAGGAGAACTCTGATGAGATATGCTAACCTGTCATCTGTCCTCATACTGCGTTCCATCAGCACACGAGTGCGCAAGAGGTTTACAACTCTGGAGGACATTGTGGAGGCAG GATTCATGACCACAGATGAGCTCAGGAAACTAAACCATCTGTACTCAGACTTCAACAAATACTGGATGCCGCTTGCATGGTTTGCCAACCTGGCGTCTCAGGCCAGAAAAGAAGGGCGTGTGAAAGATGATATAGCATTGCGTCTGCTAATGGAT GAGCTGAATAACTATAGATCAAAATGCAGCATGCTCTTCCACTATGACTGGATCAGCATTCCCTTGGTGTACACACAG GTGGTGACTGTGGCCGTGTACTCCTTCTTTACATTTAGTCTTATTGGGAGGCAGTTTGTGAAGCCTGCATCTTCTGAAGAACACCTTGACCTGTACATCCCCATTTTCACTTTACTGGAGTTCTTCTTTTATGCTGGATGGTTAAAG GTAGGGGAACTTATCATCAACCCGTTtggagaagatgatgatgattttgaaaCCAACCAACTCATAGATCGAAACATTCAG GTTTCTATGCTAGCCGTAGATGACATGCACCAGAATCTTCCTCCTCTTGAGAAGGACAAATACTGGGTGGATAAAGGTCCTTCATATCCTTCGGCTTCTATGAAGCCTGTTTTCATGGGTTCTACACATGACATGAG GATACTTGAGGATGATCTTGAAGAATGCGTGTCAACCCCCAAGACTCAGATGCTTGCCATTAATGTGTGGCCGACTACACACAAAGTGAAAAAGTCGAAAAGGAGTTTGCAACAATTATGTATTTGCTGCAGAGCTGAAGGTGAGGATGACTGCTCTAAACTTGAACCTTCCAATAGCAGCGTCCATTCACCACAACACAAGACTGTTCAACACAGCTGCCAAGAAAAACTCTTTGGGTCACAGGAAACTACAGGACCAGCAAACTGA
- the best4 gene encoding bestrophin-4 isoform X1, with protein MFSRVIIHNAETCVKLTLAMNISTEFPNINHKKDRQVHITVRDIKGKSRGVLFPLKGVRLGNLKDSTMTVSYTLKVANAKFGGFSKLLFRWKGSIYKLLYREFLVFCLLYTFISILYRCVLNNNQQEIFARLARHCNKFAKLIPMSFVLGFYVTQAFQRWWGQYTSFPLPDNLMMVVSGNVHGTDERGRLLRRTLMRYANLSSVLILRSISTRVRKRFTTLEDIVEAGFMTTDELRKLNHLYSDFNKYWMPLAWFANLASQARKEGRVKDDIALRLLMDELNNYRSKCSMLFHYDWISIPLVYTQVVTVAVYSFFTFSLIGRQFVKPASSEEHLDLYIPIFTLLEFFFYAGWLKVGELIINPFGEDDDDFETNQLIDRNIQVSMLAVDDMHQNLPPLEKDKYWVDKGPSYPSASMKPVFMGSTHDMRILEDDLEECVSTPKTQMLAINVWPTTHKVKKSKRSLQQLCICCRAEGEDDCSKLEPSNSSVHSPQHKTVQHSCQEKLFGSQETTGPAN; from the exons ATGTTTTCCAGAGTAATCATTCATAATGCTGAGACCTGTGTGAAACTGACACTGGCCATGAATATTTCTACTGAGTTCCCAAACATAAATCACAAGAAGGATCGACAGGTCCACATTACAGTCAGAGATATAAAAGGCAAATCAAGAGGTGTGCTTTTCCCTCTAAAAGGAGTCAGACTTGGAAATCTTAAG GATTCCACCATGACGGTCTCCTACACGCTCAAGGTTGCCAATGCTAAGTTTGGAGGTTTCTCGAAGCTGCTCTTCAGATGGAAAGGAAGCATTTACAAGCTTCTCTACAGAGAATTTCTGGTTTTCTGCTTACTGTACACCTTTATCAGTATTCTGTACAG GTGTGTCCTTAATAACAATCAACAGGAGATATTCGCGAGACTAGCACGTCATTGTAACAAGTTTGCCAAACTCATCCCCATGTCATTTGTTCTTG GGTTCTACGTCACTCAAGCATTTCAGCGCTGGTGGGGTCAGTACACCAGCTTTCCCCTGCCTGATAACCTGATGATGGTGGTCTCTGGAAACGTCCATGGTACAGATGAAAGAGGTCGTCTGTTGAGGAGAACTCTGATGAGATATGCTAACCTGTCATCTGTCCTCATACTGCGTTCCATCAGCACACGAGTGCGCAAGAGGTTTACAACTCTGGAGGACATTGTGGAGGCAG GATTCATGACCACAGATGAGCTCAGGAAACTAAACCATCTGTACTCAGACTTCAACAAATACTGGATGCCGCTTGCATGGTTTGCCAACCTGGCGTCTCAGGCCAGAAAAGAAGGGCGTGTGAAAGATGATATAGCATTGCGTCTGCTAATGGAT GAGCTGAATAACTATAGATCAAAATGCAGCATGCTCTTCCACTATGACTGGATCAGCATTCCCTTGGTGTACACACAG GTGGTGACTGTGGCCGTGTACTCCTTCTTTACATTTAGTCTTATTGGGAGGCAGTTTGTGAAGCCTGCATCTTCTGAAGAACACCTTGACCTGTACATCCCCATTTTCACTTTACTGGAGTTCTTCTTTTATGCTGGATGGTTAAAG GTAGGGGAACTTATCATCAACCCGTTtggagaagatgatgatgattttgaaaCCAACCAACTCATAGATCGAAACATTCAG GTTTCTATGCTAGCCGTAGATGACATGCACCAGAATCTTCCTCCTCTTGAGAAGGACAAATACTGGGTGGATAAAGGTCCTTCATATCCTTCGGCTTCTATGAAGCCTGTTTTCATGGGTTCTACACATGACATGAG GATACTTGAGGATGATCTTGAAGAATGCGTGTCAACCCCCAAGACTCAGATGCTTGCCATTAATGTGTGGCCGACTACACACAAAGTGAAAAAGTCGAAAAGGAGTTTGCAACAATTATGTATTTGCTGCAGAGCTGAAGGTGAGGATGACTGCTCTAAACTTGAACCTTCCAATAGCAGCGTCCATTCACCACAACACAAGACTGTTCAACACAGCTGCCAAGAAAAACTCTTTGGGTCACAGGAAACTACAGGACCAGCAAACTGA